The Terriglobia bacterium region AAGCTCGGTGTGGCACAGCCACGCCGCTTCCCACCGAGGTCGAAGCTTGTCGCGAACAGCTTGCGGGGCTACGAGGCCAGATTCACAGTTCTTTCCAGAAGCCCGCCCTGCTGCAGGGGTGAAAATTGTTCACGAGCGGAAGGATTTGTTTCCAGGGTGGGAGGCTAAGGTAAACAGCGGCAATTGGTGACCGGATGGGGCAGTCAGAGGATCGCTCGTGGCAGTGACACCTCTAAGCTGCGCGGCGAGGCTGTTCCTGCTCGTCTTGTGGCTTCCGTCTTGCTATGCGGTCGTCGAGGTACGCGATTATTCCGCCCGCGAGGATGACTAGGGCGGCGATGAGCAAGAGGCTGGGATCGTCCACCCGGAGGAACGCTGCTCCGATCACCATACTGCCCCCTAATGGTCTGCGGCAGTCAGAGGCTGGGCAGAACCGTCGCAAGCATGGGGAGAAAACCGGGCGCTGGATGGCCGCTCACTCGTTCATTGCGAAGACGCGCCAGATATCCAACCGGCGTAAAGGGTCATCCGACCCCATGAGTGACCAGACCGTGTCCGAACGCCCAGTCCAAGATGATCTTACTGCTTCTTCAATCCAGCAGTGCAACCGCAACGGTTGAAGTAGTCGATTTTGATTCCCAAAATGGCGCACTAACCCAACGGCCCAAGCAGACTTGCTGTATCTTCAGGAAGAGCTATGCCCCTCGCCCGCTCCACCGAAACCCCGCTGCCGCGTCGATCTCAATGGCATCGCCAGCAACAGCCAGTTCGCGCAGCAATCCCTCTACATCGCGCTGGCTCAAGAAAAATCCTTGTTGGGCTAGTTGCAAATCTACATCGGCTGCGGTGAGTGGAATAAATCGTCCCGCCGGCGAGCGGGCGTTTTGCAGCAGGTGGCGGCAGGCTTGGGTCGCAGAGGAAAATTCCGTGCTGCGGGGAGGAATGCGTGCTGGAATCCGCCCGGACATAGAGCATCTTGTACGACGGTTTCCAGCGTGCGTCAATTCCCCAACATTAGTGCAGGTGCAGGGTGGCCTTACTGCACCGCTTGGAGGCGCGGCGTGGGGTCGCCGATGGGGCGTGAATCTCGCAGTGTCATCACTTCCGTAATCTTCCGGTGCCTCGGGGAAGGCGTAAGTTGTAAGGAACGGTTATGGGTATCCAAGTCATTCTGCCTCAACAAGGCTATGAGCCAGTCCGCCGATGGGCGCGCTACAGAATCGATGTCCCCGTTCGCCTGATCGCCCAGCGACCCACGAAGGTGGCCATTGTGCCCGGTCGTGGCAGAGAACTGAACCGCGGCGGGATGGCCGTCTTTGCTGGGGTCGAACTGTCTATCGACGAGGTAGTTGCGGTCGAGTTCACACCGCCCTACGCAGGGCAGCCTATCAGGGCCAGGGGCTTCGTTCGGAATCGTGCCGGCTACACGTACGGGATCGAGTTCATCACCGAGAACGATGCCGACTACAGGAACGTGGGGCAGCTAGAATCCATTCTCCAGATTCTCGGCTCGGTGGCGAACTGAGGCGCAGGACGCAGAAGATCGGCGCCGCTAACGCCGCGCCGAAATCACATTCAACACGAGTGCCGCGATTTTCTGGCACTACTCTCATTCCCAAGGGGTTGGGGATGGTGGCGGCGGTTGGACTCGAACCAACGACCTAGGGATTATGAGACCCTCGCTCTAGCCACCTGAGCTACACCGCCACATAGGAAGTCGCGCCCAGCGGCGCGCCAACAGGAGGCCGCTTACGATTCTAAGAGGCGCGTGGAAACAGTGTCAAACCGCGGCGCACCGGCGCCGCCCATGGTCGCGAAAGGACAGGGACAAAAGAGCGCGCCTCTACGCTCCTGTCCAGCATCCAAACACGGGTATAATGAGCTGTCGCGGCTCGTTAGCAATCTCACCCGAATCGCAGGTGGCGGAGTTTCATGTCCAAGAAGGTTAAGGCGGTAATTCTGAGCGTTTCCATCGCAATCGTGCTGTTCACGATCGCGGGCGGGCTGGGCGTGCGCGCTGCCTCCAACGACGGAGCATATCGCCAGTTGGGCGTGTACAGCGAAGTGCTGTCGCGCATTCGCAGCGAGTACGTCGAGGAGCCCAACATCCCGCAGGTCACCGACGGAGCACTGCACGGGTTGCTGGAATCGCTCGACCCAAACTCCAGCTACCTGACCCCGGCCGAGTACAAGAAGTACCGTTCGCGCAAGGGCGATGCCAGGGGGCAGATCGGGGCCGCGATTTCCAAGCGCTTCGGCTATGCCGCGGTGATCTCGGTCATCCCCGGCGGGCCGGCCGACAAGGCAGGTATCGAGAGTGGCGACATCTTTGAGGCCATCGAGGGCCGCACCACGCGCGAGATGTCGCTGGTGGAAGTCCAGTCGTTGCTGGCAGGCGAGCCGGGTTCGAACGTCAACGTTTCGGTGGTGCGCGCGCGCAGGGCGGAACCTCAGAAGGTGACGATCACGCGCAACCTGGTCACCATCCCGCCGGTGACCGACAAGAGCCTGGAGGACGGGATCATCTACATCAAGGTGGACGCGTTCAACAAGGGCAAGGCGCAGGAGATTTCGAACAAGCTCAAGGCAGACCAGCAGAAGGGGGCAAAGAAGATCATTCTCGACCTGCGCGACTGCGCCGAGGGCGACATGCAGGAAGGCATCGCGACCGCGAACCTGTTCCTGAACCACGGCGTCATTGCTTCCCTGCAGGGGCAGCGCTATCCGCGCGAGACGTTCAACGCCGACCTGAATAAGGTGGTCACGGGGTTGCCACTGGTGGTGATGGTGAACCGCGGTACCGCGGGGC contains the following coding sequences:
- a CDS encoding PilZ domain-containing protein, coding for MGIQVILPQQGYEPVRRWARYRIDVPVRLIAQRPTKVAIVPGRGRELNRGGMAVFAGVELSIDEVVAVEFTPPYAGQPIRARGFVRNRAGYTYGIEFITENDADYRNVGQLESILQILGSVAN
- a CDS encoding PDZ domain-containing protein, whose product is MSKKVKAVILSVSIAIVLFTIAGGLGVRAASNDGAYRQLGVYSEVLSRIRSEYVEEPNIPQVTDGALHGLLESLDPNSSYLTPAEYKKYRSRKGDARGQIGAAISKRFGYAAVISVIPGGPADKAGIESGDIFEAIEGRTTREMSLVEVQSLLAGEPGSNVNVSVVRARRAEPQKVTITRNLVTIPPVTDKSLEDGIIYIKVDAFNKGKAQEISNKLKADQQKGAKKIILDLRDCAEGDMQEGIATANLFLNHGVIASLQGQRYPRETFNADLNKVVTGLPLVVMVNRGTAGPAEVAAAAILENARGDVLGDKTFGVGSVQKVIEMPDGSALILSVAKYYTPNGKAIQDTAITPNILVADNNDDFVLPDDEDNSAPPDQGKKQRTLQNDEQLKRAIEVLKNRDAKVASAGK